In a single window of the Bacillus clarus genome:
- a CDS encoding AtpZ/AtpI family protein yields the protein MQKNDRSHIKAYALMSGILAQLVGSILIGIFGGQWIDSKVGTFPLFLIIGLLLGLGTGVYAMIRLIRHYYSGEQ from the coding sequence TTGCAAAAAAACGATCGCAGCCACATAAAAGCTTATGCTTTAATGTCAGGAATTCTTGCTCAGTTAGTTGGTTCTATTCTCATAGGGATCTTTGGTGGGCAATGGATTGATAGTAAGGTTGGAACGTTTCCATTGTTTCTTATTATAGGCTTATTGCTTGGGTTAGGAACAGGGGTCTACGCAATGATTCGACTCATTCGACATTACTATTCGGGAGAGCAATGA
- a CDS encoding DUF4024 domain-containing protein codes for MVGLSVTKLHLFRDENVNFLFCIGFMQKNELLLTHRE; via the coding sequence ATGGTAGGGCTTTCAGTGACAAAATTACATCTATTCCGTGACGAAAATGTAAACTTTTTATTTTGTATAGGATTTATGCAGAAAAATGAGTTATTATTAACACATCGTGAATGA
- the upp gene encoding uracil phosphoribosyltransferase, with translation MGKLYVFDHPLIQHKITYIRDKNTGTKDFRELVDEVASLMAFEITRDLPLEEIEIETPVSKAKTKVIAGKKLGLIPILRAGLGMVDGILKLIPAAKVGHVGLYRDPKTLQPVEYYVKLPTDVEERDFIVLDPMLATGGSAAEAINSLKKRGAKQIKLMCIVAAPEGVKVVQEEHPDVDIYVAALDEKLNDHGYVVPGLGDAGDRLFGTK, from the coding sequence ATGGGAAAACTGTATGTATTTGATCACCCGTTAATTCAACATAAGATTACATATATTCGCGATAAAAATACAGGCACAAAAGATTTTCGTGAATTAGTGGACGAAGTAGCAAGCTTAATGGCTTTCGAAATTACTCGCGATCTTCCACTTGAAGAAATTGAAATTGAAACACCTGTAAGCAAAGCGAAAACAAAAGTGATCGCTGGTAAAAAACTTGGTTTAATTCCGATTTTACGTGCAGGTTTAGGAATGGTAGATGGAATTCTGAAATTAATTCCAGCAGCAAAAGTAGGACACGTTGGTTTATATCGTGACCCTAAAACATTGCAACCGGTAGAATACTATGTGAAACTTCCAACGGATGTAGAAGAACGTGACTTTATCGTACTTGATCCAATGTTAGCGACAGGTGGTTCTGCAGCTGAAGCAATTAATTCTCTGAAAAAGCGCGGTGCGAAACAAATTAAATTAATGTGTATCGTAGCTGCTCCAGAAGGAGTAAAAGTGGTACAAGAAGAACATCCTGATGTTGATATTTATGTAGCGGCATTAGATGAGAAATTAAATGACCATGGCTACGTTGTTCCAGGTCTTGGCGATGCTGGTGACCGTTTATTCGGAACGAAGTAA
- the glyA gene encoding serine hydroxymethyltransferase: protein MDHLKRQDEKVFAAIEAELGRQRSKIELIASENFVSEAVMEAQGSVLTNKYAEGYPGKRYYGGCEHVDVVEDIARDRVKEIFGAEHVNVQPHSGAQANMAVYFTILEQGDTVLGMNLSHGGHLTHGSPVNFSGVQYNFVEYGVDADSHRINYDDVLAKAKEHKPKLIVAGASAYPRVIDFKRFREIADEVGAYLMVDMAHIAGLVAAGLHPNPVPHAHFVTTTTHKTLRGPRGGMILCEEQFAKQIDKSIFPGIQGGPLMHVIAAKAVAFGEALQDDFKTYAQNVINNANRLAEGLQKEGLTLVSGGTDNHLILIDVRNLEITGKVAEHVLDEVGITVNKNTIPFETASPFVTSGVRIGTAAVTSRGFGLEEMDEIAAIIAHTLKNHENEAELEEARKRVEALTSKFPMYTDL, encoded by the coding sequence GTGGATCATTTAAAACGTCAAGACGAAAAGGTATTTGCTGCAATTGAAGCAGAACTAGGAAGACAGCGTTCAAAAATTGAGTTGATTGCTTCAGAAAACTTCGTAAGCGAAGCAGTAATGGAAGCACAAGGTTCTGTTTTAACAAATAAGTATGCTGAAGGATATCCTGGAAAACGTTACTATGGTGGTTGCGAACATGTAGACGTAGTAGAGGATATTGCACGTGATCGCGTAAAAGAAATTTTTGGTGCAGAGCATGTAAATGTTCAACCACACTCTGGTGCACAAGCGAACATGGCTGTATACTTCACAATTTTAGAGCAAGGCGATACAGTACTTGGTATGAATTTATCCCATGGTGGTCACTTAACACACGGAAGCCCTGTTAACTTCAGTGGAGTTCAATATAACTTTGTAGAATATGGCGTAGATGCTGATTCTCATCGTATTAATTACGATGATGTATTAGCAAAAGCGAAAGAACATAAGCCAAAATTAATCGTTGCAGGTGCAAGTGCATACCCTCGTGTGATCGATTTCAAGAGATTCCGTGAGATCGCAGACGAAGTAGGCGCATACTTAATGGTAGATATGGCTCATATTGCAGGTTTAGTTGCAGCGGGCCTACATCCAAACCCAGTACCACATGCACATTTCGTTACAACAACAACACATAAAACATTACGTGGTCCACGCGGTGGTATGATTTTATGTGAAGAGCAGTTTGCTAAGCAAATTGATAAATCAATCTTCCCTGGTATTCAAGGTGGTCCATTAATGCATGTAATTGCTGCAAAAGCTGTTGCATTTGGTGAGGCTTTACAAGATGACTTTAAAACATATGCACAAAACGTCATCAATAATGCAAATCGTTTAGCTGAAGGCCTTCAAAAAGAGGGACTTACACTTGTTTCTGGTGGAACGGACAATCACTTAATTTTGATTGATGTTCGTAACTTAGAGATTACAGGTAAAGTAGCAGAGCACGTATTAGATGAAGTTGGTATTACAGTGAACAAAAATACAATTCCATTTGAAACAGCAAGCCCATTTGTAACAAGTGGTGTACGTATCGGTACAGCGGCAGTAACATCTCGTGGCTTCGGTTTAGAAGAAATGGATGAAATTGCAGCAATTATTGCTCATACATTAAAAAATCATGAGAACGAAGCTGAATTAGAAGAAGCACGTAAACGTGTAGAAGCATTAACAAGCAAGTTCCCAATGTATACAGATCTTTAA
- a CDS encoding TIGR01440 family protein has product MTEIVKVREQLQISLSDFQEQASLQSGQIFVVGCSTSEVLGERIGTSGTMEVAEAIFSELKQFQEQTGIELAFQCCEHLNRALVVEREVAMKDQFEIVTVTPVRSAGGALATYAYHNFKDPVVVEFIKADAGIDIGDTFIGMHLKHVAVPVRTSVKEIGNAHVTMAKTRGKLIGGARAVYAVKEETATCR; this is encoded by the coding sequence ATGACGGAAATCGTAAAAGTGAGAGAACAGCTACAAATATCGCTTTCTGATTTTCAAGAACAAGCTTCGTTACAAAGCGGTCAAATTTTTGTAGTGGGTTGTAGCACGAGTGAAGTGTTAGGTGAAAGAATTGGAACATCAGGAACGATGGAAGTGGCAGAAGCGATTTTTTCTGAGTTAAAACAATTTCAAGAACAAACTGGTATTGAATTGGCCTTTCAATGTTGCGAGCATTTGAATCGTGCTTTAGTAGTAGAGAGAGAAGTAGCAATGAAGGATCAATTTGAAATTGTAACGGTTACGCCTGTTAGATCAGCAGGTGGTGCACTAGCAACATATGCTTATCATAATTTTAAGGATCCGGTAGTAGTTGAATTTATTAAAGCAGATGCAGGAATAGATATTGGTGATACATTTATTGGTATGCATTTAAAACATGTAGCCGTTCCGGTTCGTACAAGCGTCAAAGAAATTGGGAATGCTCATGTAACGATGGCGAAAACACGTGGTAAACTCATTGGTGGAGCGCGTGCTGTATATGCGGTAAAAGAAGAAACTGCTACTTGTCGTTAA
- the rpiB gene encoding ribose 5-phosphate isomerase B — translation MKVVVASDHGGMNIRKELVSLLEELNIEYIDLGCECEAGSVDYPDFAFPAAEMVANGEVDRGILVCGTGIGMSIAANKVNGVRCALVHDTFSAKATREHNDTNMLAMGERVIGAGLARDIAKIWLTTDYEGGRHENRVGKIKTYETK, via the coding sequence ATGAAAGTAGTAGTAGCATCTGATCACGGCGGTATGAATATCCGTAAAGAACTTGTAAGTTTATTAGAAGAATTAAATATTGAATATATTGATTTAGGTTGTGAATGTGAAGCTGGTTCTGTTGATTACCCTGATTTTGCATTCCCAGCAGCAGAAATGGTTGCAAACGGTGAAGTAGATCGTGGCATTTTAGTTTGTGGGACAGGCATCGGTATGTCAATCGCAGCGAATAAAGTAAACGGTGTACGTTGTGCGTTAGTGCATGATACATTTAGCGCTAAAGCAACGAGAGAACATAATGATACCAATATGTTAGCAATGGGCGAACGTGTAATTGGAGCAGGCCTAGCGCGTGATATCGCAAAAATTTGGTTAACAACAGACTATGAAGGCGGCCGTCACGAAAATCGTGTAGGAAAAATTAAAACATACGAAACGAAATAA
- a CDS encoding low molecular weight protein arginine phosphatase — translation MKRVLFVCTGNTCRSPMAEALLRHYGGEKFEAQSAGVFAYPGSDASLHAKKALNEKGISITHASKQIDEVLLNWADIVLTMTENHKQIVLGYYPNVDGKLHTFYELTEGISKDISDPFGGPLSIYKATLEEMEKLVQTLLEKHSES, via the coding sequence ATGAAGCGAGTGTTATTTGTTTGTACTGGAAATACATGTCGTAGTCCAATGGCTGAAGCATTGCTTCGCCATTATGGAGGGGAGAAATTTGAGGCGCAATCTGCTGGTGTGTTTGCCTATCCTGGAAGCGATGCATCGTTACATGCAAAAAAGGCACTAAATGAAAAAGGAATTTCAATAACTCATGCCTCGAAACAAATAGACGAAGTCTTGCTTAACTGGGCTGATATCGTCTTGACGATGACAGAAAATCATAAGCAAATTGTACTTGGGTACTATCCGAATGTTGATGGGAAGTTGCATACATTCTATGAACTAACTGAGGGGATAAGTAAAGATATTTCAGATCCGTTTGGTGGCCCACTTTCTATTTATAAAGCAACGTTAGAAGAGATGGAAAAGCTTGTACAAACTTTGCTGGAAAAACATTCAGAAAGTTAA
- a CDS encoding PTS sugar transporter subunit IIA: MFKKLFGLGSKTNEETIVSPLTGAVKNIEEVPDPVFAGRMMGDGVAIEPTEGVVVSPVDGEIVQLFHTKHAVGIKAKNGTEILIHVGLETVKMEGEGFEAHVSEGQSVKAGDKLISFDLDLIREKAKSTITPIVITNTDAAESIKTTVDVSATKGSTEVMKVTMK, from the coding sequence ATGTTTAAAAAATTATTCGGTCTTGGTTCAAAAACAAATGAAGAAACAATCGTATCTCCATTAACTGGAGCAGTGAAAAATATTGAAGAAGTACCAGATCCAGTATTCGCTGGTCGTATGATGGGTGACGGTGTGGCAATTGAGCCTACTGAAGGTGTAGTTGTATCTCCAGTAGACGGTGAAATCGTACAATTATTCCACACAAAACATGCAGTTGGAATTAAAGCGAAAAATGGTACAGAAATTTTAATCCACGTTGGATTAGAAACTGTAAAAATGGAAGGCGAAGGTTTCGAAGCTCACGTTTCTGAAGGCCAATCTGTAAAAGCTGGAGATAAATTAATCTCATTCGATTTAGATTTAATTCGTGAAAAAGCAAAGAGCACAATTACGCCAATCGTTATTACAAACACAGATGCAGCTGAATCTATTAAGACAACTGTAGATGTATCAGCTACAAAAGGCTCAACAGAAGTAATGAAAGTTACAATGAAGTAA
- a CDS encoding DoxX family protein, whose amino-acid sequence MMDIGLLIIRLIIGITFMGHGAQKLFGWFGGYGLKGTGGWMESIGLRPGVFMAFMAGATELLGGFLFASGIFTAIGSLFIVGTMLVAIFTVHGKNGYWVTQNGFEYNLMLISVAVGVALIGPGVYVLL is encoded by the coding sequence ATGATGGACATCGGTCTTCTTATTATTCGTCTTATTATCGGAATTACATTCATGGGTCATGGTGCTCAAAAATTATTTGGTTGGTTTGGTGGTTACGGCCTAAAAGGAACAGGCGGCTGGATGGAATCAATCGGTTTACGCCCTGGTGTATTTATGGCATTTATGGCTGGAGCAACTGAATTATTAGGTGGTTTCTTATTCGCATCAGGTATTTTCACTGCTATTGGTTCACTATTTATCGTAGGCACAATGTTAGTAGCAATCTTTACAGTTCATGGAAAAAATGGCTATTGGGTAACACAAAACGGATTTGAATATAACTTAATGTTAATCTCAGTTGCTGTCGGTGTTGCTTTAATCGGACCTGGCGTTTACGTTTTACTTTAA
- a CDS encoding flavin reductase family protein, whose amino-acid sequence MLSINPNEQTEKDNYKLLTGSIIPRPVAFVTSVTKDGVLNGAPYSYFNIVAANPPLISVSVQRKEGKPKDTSRNAMEKGEFVVHISDESYVEAINETAANLPPDESEIELAKLTPIDSDVISVPGVKEANIRMECILERAIPLGGTDDSPACDLLIGRVVRFHVAKHLYENGRIHAEELKPVSRLAGHNYAKLGKQFELVRPI is encoded by the coding sequence ATGTTATCCATTAACCCAAACGAACAAACCGAAAAAGATAATTACAAATTACTAACAGGAAGTATCATTCCACGTCCTGTTGCATTCGTTACTTCCGTAACTAAGGATGGCGTATTAAATGGCGCGCCATATAGTTATTTCAATATCGTTGCTGCCAATCCACCACTTATCTCGGTTTCGGTACAACGAAAAGAAGGAAAACCGAAAGACACTTCTCGAAACGCAATGGAAAAAGGGGAATTTGTCGTACATATCTCTGATGAATCTTACGTAGAAGCGATCAACGAAACAGCAGCCAATCTACCTCCAGATGAAAGTGAAATCGAATTAGCAAAATTAACACCAATCGACAGTGATGTCATTTCAGTACCAGGGGTGAAAGAAGCGAACATTCGAATGGAATGCATATTAGAACGTGCTATCCCGCTCGGCGGAACCGACGACTCCCCAGCTTGTGATCTACTAATCGGTCGCGTCGTTCGTTTCCATGTCGCCAAGCACTTATACGAAAACGGCCGAATTCACGCCGAAGAACTAAAACCAGTAAGCCGACTAGCCGGACACAACTATGCAAAACTAGGAAAACAATTTGAACTAGTAAGACCAATTTAA
- a CDS encoding DUF3935 domain-containing protein has product MTRVKQVFGIIISFFVFWFSMLGVQMFAEFLDIESLKFVAGKTEAARAFYSPYPFLIVFLITVLSLYFFVVKLGKPKKEKIPTLEEKKEELQ; this is encoded by the coding sequence GTGACGAGAGTAAAACAAGTTTTTGGTATTATTATTAGTTTTTTTGTTTTTTGGTTTAGTATGCTCGGTGTACAAATGTTTGCTGAGTTTTTGGATATTGAGTCATTAAAATTTGTTGCGGGGAAAACAGAGGCAGCGCGTGCGTTTTATTCACCGTATCCATTTTTAATTGTTTTTCTTATTACAGTGCTTTCTTTATATTTCTTTGTTGTGAAGCTTGGTAAACCAAAGAAAGAGAAAATACCTACTTTAGAGGAGAAGAAGGAAGAATTACAATGA